The Gammaproteobacteria bacterium sequence CAAGCACGACGAAACAAAAGCTTCTCACCAGCAGGGTCCCCTGTGGCCAAGACGATCACATCGAAGTCGCACGGATGAGCGGTTAACACCTGTGCTCAGCACATAACTACCCTATTGAAAGGTACTGTAGGACGGTGCATCGGGATCGATATTGTTCTTCAAATCCTTAAGCAGCGTGTCGCGCTTTTCGCGCAAATGGTTGTTAGTTTCGAGGTCCAGCAAGATAGTACTGTGAAAAGTTTTGAACTGGGTTTGTGCGTCCGCCATGAGTGGCCTCATTAGGTAAGGGAGATGTCATGACAAATATGGGGATGCCTTTGGCTCATTCAAGAGGGTGATCTACAAAAAACGATAACAAATTCAACCATGTAAGGCAAAATACGGCCAAGTACGGTATCATCCCTTTTATTACTCAATAGGTTAGAGAATAAAATTGATGGTATGGTTAGGGATGCAGTCTTAATAGGCGGAACCCTCGCGAATACCACGAAATATTAAAGGAATCGAAAAATCCCAAAGCGCTCTCCGTGGCATACTGCGACGCCACCAGCCCCTGTCGCGTCCGCCCTCCTCGATGCCCACTTCCTCACTCCCCGACACATTGCCTCCTCCTATCTTCCAAAACCTGGCCCGTTCCCTCCAAAACGGGATGCTCGCCGATCGCCGCCGCCTG is a genomic window containing:
- a CDS encoding hypothetical protein (Evidence 5 : Unknown function), yielding MADAQTQFKTFHSTILLDLETNNHLREKRDTLLKDLKNNIDPDAPSYSTFQ